The Paracoccus sp. MA DNA segment GACGCGCGGCCTGGCCCTTCCAAGTGACGGCGGCGATGCAGGCGCGTTCGTCCTTGAGGTCGAAATAGAGATGCCCCGAGGAGGGGCGCGAGACGCGGCCGATCTCGCCGCGCACGCGGACGCGGCCGAACTCGCCCTCGATCACGCGCTTCACCGCGCCCGAGATTTCCGAGACGGTGAATTCATGGGCGTTGCTGGCGGGCGTGTCTTCGAAAAGCTCCATGGCCCGGTTGTGGCGCGGGGCGCGGGCGGGATCAAGGGGCTTGGGGGATTGATCCGGGCCGGGCCAGTTCCTAGAAGGCGCGGGACCATTCGCAAAGGGGCCTTTCCGCATGAACATCCTGATCCTCGGCAGCGGCGGGCGCGAACATGCGCTGGCCTGGGCGATCCGGCAGAATCCGAAATGCGACCGGCTGTTCGTCGCGCCGGGCAATGCCGGAATGGAGCCGCTGGCGCGGCTGGCGGATCTGGACATCCTGTCCGGCCCCGCCGTGATCGGCTTTTGCGAGGAGAACGCCATCGACCTGGTGGTGATCGGCCCCGAGGCGCCCCTGGCAGCGGGCGTCGCCGACGAGCTGCGGGCGGCGGGCATCCTGGTCTTCGGCCCGTCCCGGGCGGCGGCGATGCTGGAAGCCTCGAAAGCCTTCACCAAGGAGGTTTGCGACGCCTGCGGCGCGCCGACTGCCGCCTGGGCGCGCTTCGACGCCGCCGAGCCGGCGCGGGCCTATATCCGCGCGCAGGGGGCGCCCATCGTCGTCAAGGCCGACGGGCTGGCCGCCGGCAAGGGCGTGACCGTGGCCATGACCGAGGCCGAGGCCATCGCCGCCATCGATGACGCCTTCGGCGGCGCCTTCGGCGCGGCCGGGGCCGAGGTGGTGATCGAGGAATTCATGGAAGGCGAGGAGGCGAGCTTCTTCGTGCTTTGCGACGGGGTGGACTGCCTGCCGATCGGCACGGCGCAGGACCACAAGCGCGTGGGCGACGGCGATACCGGACCGAATACCGGCGGCATGGGCGCCTATTCCCCGGCCCCGGTGCTGACGGCGGAGATCCAGGATGCGGTCATGGCCGAGATCGTCCGCCCCACGGTGGCCGAGATGGCGCGGCGCGGCACGCCGTTCCAGGGCGTGCTTTATGCCGGGCTGATGATCCGGGACGGGCGGGCGCGGCTGGTGGAATACAATGTCCGCTTCGGCGACCCGGAATGCCAGGTGCTGATGATGCGGCTGGGCGCCCAGGCGCTGGACCTGATCCTGGCCTGCGCCGAGGGCCGGCTGGGCACGGCCTCGGTCAGCTGGGCCGACGACCATGCCCTGACCGTGGTGCTGGCCGCGAAGGGCTATCCCGGCAGCCATGAGAAGGGCAGCGCCATCCGCGGGCTCGACGCGCTGGCCGAGGACAGTTTCCGCATGGTCTTCCATGCCGGCACCGCGCGCCGCGACGGGCAGATCGTCGCCACGGGCGGCCGGGTGCTGGCGGCAACCGGGCGCGGCGCCACCCTAGCCGAGGCGCATGCGCGCGCCTATGCGCTGGCCGATGCCATTGACTGGCCGGGGGGCTTCTGCCGCCGCGACATCGGCTGGCGCGCGCTTTGAGCTGCCGCACCGGCGGCACGGGCGCAGGAGTATTTGGAAAACGGTGAAGCAGGCGGCGGTGCGGGGCGGCAACGCCCGTGCCGGCTGCGGGGCGGGAAATTGCTGCGGCAGCGTGTTTTTCGTCTTTTCAAGCCGGTGGCGCGGGTCTTATAGTTCGCGCCATGACTCGGATGCAGCAGATCATTGCCACGGCCCCGCACGCGCATGATGGCGCGCGTATTGCCGTGAACCTCCGCGGTCTGCTTCTTCTTACGCTGCGCTGAGCGGGTCTTCCGGGCCGCCGCTCAGTCTGGTTCGCGCCCGGCTTGGCTTCTGAACCCCGAATTCCCGCGTAAGAAAGAACCGACATGACCGATCCGAACCGCGTCTTGATCTTTGACACCACCCTGCGCGACGGCGAGCAATCGCCCGGCGCCACCATGACCCATGCCGAGAAGCTGGAAATCGCCCAGATGCTGGACGAGATGGGCGTGGACATCATCGAGGCGGGCTTTCCCATCGCCTCGGAGGGCGATTTCGCCGCCGTGAGCGAGATCGCCAAGCAGGCGCAGAACAGTGTGATCTGCGGCCTGGCCCGCGCCCAGTTCCCCGATATCGACCGCTGCTGGGAGGCGGTGAGGCACGCCAAGCGCCCGCGCATCCACACCTTTATCGGCACCTCGCCCCTGCACCGGGCCATCCCGAACCTGGACATGGACCAGATGGCCGAGCGGATCGAGCAGACCGTGAGCCATGCCCGCAACCTGTGCGACGACGTGCAATGGTCGCCGATGGACGCCACCCGGACCGAGCACGACTACCTGTGCCGGGTGGTCGAGATCGCCATCAAGGCCGGCGCCACCACCATCAACATCCCCGACACCGTGGGCTATACCGCGCCGCGCGAATCGGCCGCGCTGATCCGCATGCTGCTGGAACGGGTGCCGGGCGCCGACGGGGTGGTCTTCGCCACGCATTGCCACAACGACCTGGGCATGGCGACCGCCAATGCCCTGGCCGCCGTCGAGGCCGGCGCGCGGCAGATCGAATGCACCATCAACGGGCTGGGCGAGCGGGCCGGCAACACCGCGCTGGAAGAGGTGGTGATGGCGCTGAAGGTGCGCCACGACATCATGCCCTATACGACCGGCATCGACACGACGAAGATCATGGGCATCTCGCGTCGGGTCAGCCAGGTCTCGGGCTTTCCGGTGCAGTTCAACAAGGCCATCGTCGGCAAGAACGCCTTCCTGCACGAATCCGGCATCCACCAGGACGGCGTGCTGAAGAATGTCGAGACCTTCGAGATCATGCGCCCCGCCGATATCGGCCTGAACGAGGCCAATATCGCCATGGGCAAGCATTCGGGCCGCGCCGCGCTGCGCTCGAAACTGCGCGACCTGGGCTATGAGCTGGGCGACAACCAGCTGAAGGACATCTTCGTGCGCTTCAAGGCCCTGGCCGACCGCAAGAAAGAGATCTACGACGACGACCTGGTGGCGCTGATGCAGGACAGCGCCGCCAATACCGAGCACGATTACCTGCAGGTGAAGCACCTGCGCGTGGTCTGCGGCACGGACGGGCAGTCGGCCGACCTGACCATGACGGTCGGCGGCGAGGAAAAGACCGTCCATGCCACCGGCGACGGCCCGGTCGATGCCTGTTTCAACGCCGTCAAGGCGATCTGGCCGCACAAGGCGCATCTGCAGCTGTATCAGGTCCATGCGGTGACCGAGGGCACCGATGCCCAGGCCACCGTCAGCGTGCGCATGGAGGAGGAAGGCCGCATCGCCACCGGCCAGGCCTCGGATACCGACACCATCCTGGCCAGCGTGAAGGCCTATGTCGGCGCGCTGAACCGGCTGAAGGTGCGCCGCGACATGGTCGGCGAAGGCGCCGACGCCAAGCAGGTCAGCATGTATTCGCACTGATCCGCCA contains these protein-coding regions:
- the purD gene encoding phosphoribosylamine--glycine ligase, with the protein product MNILILGSGGREHALAWAIRQNPKCDRLFVAPGNAGMEPLARLADLDILSGPAVIGFCEENAIDLVVIGPEAPLAAGVADELRAAGILVFGPSRAAAMLEASKAFTKEVCDACGAPTAAWARFDAAEPARAYIRAQGAPIVVKADGLAAGKGVTVAMTEAEAIAAIDDAFGGAFGAAGAEVVIEEFMEGEEASFFVLCDGVDCLPIGTAQDHKRVGDGDTGPNTGGMGAYSPAPVLTAEIQDAVMAEIVRPTVAEMARRGTPFQGVLYAGLMIRDGRARLVEYNVRFGDPECQVLMMRLGAQALDLILACAEGRLGTASVSWADDHALTVVLAAKGYPGSHEKGSAIRGLDALAEDSFRMVFHAGTARRDGQIVATGGRVLAATGRGATLAEAHARAYALADAIDWPGGFCRRDIGWRAL
- a CDS encoding 2-isopropylmalate synthase is translated as MTDPNRVLIFDTTLRDGEQSPGATMTHAEKLEIAQMLDEMGVDIIEAGFPIASEGDFAAVSEIAKQAQNSVICGLARAQFPDIDRCWEAVRHAKRPRIHTFIGTSPLHRAIPNLDMDQMAERIEQTVSHARNLCDDVQWSPMDATRTEHDYLCRVVEIAIKAGATTINIPDTVGYTAPRESAALIRMLLERVPGADGVVFATHCHNDLGMATANALAAVEAGARQIECTINGLGERAGNTALEEVVMALKVRHDIMPYTTGIDTTKIMGISRRVSQVSGFPVQFNKAIVGKNAFLHESGIHQDGVLKNVETFEIMRPADIGLNEANIAMGKHSGRAALRSKLRDLGYELGDNQLKDIFVRFKALADRKKEIYDDDLVALMQDSAANTEHDYLQVKHLRVVCGTDGQSADLTMTVGGEEKTVHATGDGPVDACFNAVKAIWPHKAHLQLYQVHAVTEGTDAQATVSVRMEEEGRIATGQASDTDTILASVKAYVGALNRLKVRRDMVGEGADAKQVSMYSH